The Dehalogenimonas sp. THU2 genome includes a region encoding these proteins:
- a CDS encoding aspartate-semialdehyde dehydrogenase has protein sequence MKELRVAIVGATGMVGQEFIKVLTQRDFPVKSLSLLASDRSAGKKLWFREQELEVQETSPDSFNDIDLALFSAGAEISRHFSPIAARKGVLVIDNSAAFRMESGVPLVVPEVNMEDARNNKGIIANPNCSTIQMVMALAPLHKVNPIKRVVVSTYQAVSGTGTAAIEALTGQSRTVLDGQAVTPHVYPHQIAFNLLPEIDTFLDTGYTKEEWKMMVETRKIMHLPNLLLSATCVRVPVFIGHSEAVNIEFERPMSADDARAILTKAPGVRVLDDPTVSLYPTPWMAAGTDETYVGRIREDTSHVGGITMWIVADNVRKGAALNAVQIAEEMLRRGWLGG, from the coding sequence TTGAAAGAATTACGAGTGGCCATAGTCGGGGCTACCGGTATGGTAGGTCAGGAATTCATCAAGGTCCTGACTCAACGAGATTTCCCGGTGAAGAGCCTGTCCCTGCTCGCTTCCGACCGCAGCGCCGGGAAAAAGCTGTGGTTCAGGGAACAGGAACTGGAAGTTCAGGAAACATCCCCCGATAGTTTCAACGATATTGACCTGGCGCTTTTTTCCGCCGGCGCCGAGATCAGCCGTCATTTCTCCCCCATCGCCGCGCGGAAAGGGGTGCTGGTTATCGACAACAGCGCCGCCTTCCGCATGGAGTCCGGGGTGCCGCTGGTGGTGCCGGAAGTAAACATGGAAGACGCCCGGAACAACAAGGGTATCATAGCCAACCCCAACTGCTCCACCATTCAGATGGTGATGGCCCTGGCGCCTCTGCATAAGGTCAACCCCATCAAGCGCGTGGTGGTCAGCACCTACCAGGCCGTGTCCGGCACCGGCACCGCCGCCATAGAAGCACTCACCGGGCAAAGCCGCACCGTACTAGACGGCCAGGCGGTAACGCCGCACGTTTATCCTCATCAGATCGCCTTCAACCTGCTCCCGGAGATAGATACCTTTCTGGATACCGGGTACACCAAAGAAGAGTGGAAGATGATGGTGGAGACGCGCAAGATCATGCATCTGCCCAACCTGCTTTTATCCGCCACATGCGTGAGGGTGCCGGTCTTCATCGGTCATTCCGAAGCGGTGAATATCGAGTTCGAACGCCCCATGTCCGCCGACGATGCCCGCGCTATCCTGACGAAAGCCCCCGGCGTCCGGGTGCTGGACGATCCGACCGTAAGCCTTTATCCCACCCCTTGGATGGCCGCCGGCACCGATGAGACCTATGTCGGACGTATCCGCGAAGATACGTCTCACGTGGGCGGTATTACCATGTGGATCGTCGCCGATAACGTCCGGAAGGGCGCGGCGCTCAATGCCGTTCAGATCGCCGAGGAAATGCTCCGGCGCGGCTGGCTGGGAGGCTGA
- the dapB gene encoding 4-hydroxy-tetrahydrodipicolinate reductase has product MTIKVAVQGALGQMGREVMKAVSAAPDLELVGACDSKAGDTSSTVDGIAGGILLSADLASLLEATRPDVLVDFSLAAAVPQSAETAARAGVSLVIGTTGLSPEMLSRIENLTKEYNIGAIVVPNFALGAIVMMELARIAARHFDWAEIIELHHEKKADAPSGTAIATARAMAASRDKAFESPSAGNDRPSRGEEIDGVPVHSVRMPGLVAHQEVIFGALGQTLSIRHDTINRESFMPGVLTAVREIPRHPGRFIFGLEKLLGF; this is encoded by the coding sequence ATGACCATAAAAGTAGCTGTTCAGGGTGCCCTGGGTCAGATGGGGCGGGAGGTCATGAAGGCCGTTTCCGCGGCGCCTGACCTTGAACTGGTCGGCGCTTGCGATTCCAAGGCTGGGGACACATCATCGACCGTCGATGGTATCGCAGGGGGCATCCTCCTGAGTGCCGACCTCGCAAGTCTCCTGGAGGCCACCCGGCCGGACGTACTGGTGGACTTCAGCCTGGCCGCGGCGGTGCCGCAATCGGCGGAGACCGCCGCCCGCGCCGGGGTGTCCCTGGTCATCGGCACTACCGGCCTCAGCCCGGAGATGCTCAGCCGCATTGAGAACCTCACCAAGGAATACAACATCGGGGCTATCGTAGTGCCTAATTTCGCCCTGGGCGCCATCGTCATGATGGAACTGGCCCGAATTGCCGCCCGCCATTTCGACTGGGCGGAGATAATCGAATTGCACCATGAGAAGAAGGCGGATGCCCCTTCCGGCACGGCCATCGCCACCGCCAGGGCCATGGCGGCTTCCCGGGATAAGGCTTTTGAATCCCCGTCTGCCGGTAACGATCGGCCGAGCCGGGGAGAGGAGATCGACGGTGTACCGGTTCACAGCGTCCGCATGCCGGGGTTGGTGGCGCACCAGGAAGTGATCTTCGGCGCCCTGGGTCAGACGCTCTCTATTCGCCACGACACCATCAACCGCGAGAGCTTCATGCCCGGCGTGCTGACGGCGGTACGGGAGATACCCAGGCATCCCGGCCGGTTTATTTTCGGCCTGGAAAAACTGCTGGGATTCTAG
- a CDS encoding polyribonucleotide nucleotidyltransferase has protein sequence MSIVKTFERNIGGRKLVIESGKMAWQANGAVTLRYGETQVLVTATIAKDAKPGIDFLPLTIEVEERMYAAGRIPGGFIRREGRPSENAILTCRLADRPIRPLLPKSWRREIQVIATVLAADQENDPDVLSVIGASCALGISEMPFEGPLSAVHVGYIDGQFVLNPTFSQLPESTLEVVVASTKKAVTMLEAGAHEAPEALMLEAIRFGHQANQEIIALQEEIIAAIGKTKWHVDAPVVDPGLLAKVAAMVDDKLAAAFYQADKSQRQENLEKIKGELLDALSGEFDCNAIISAYDKKIRQLVRSTILDKKERVSGRGIEEIRELSAEVGLLPRVHGSSLFSRGQTQILNVVTLGSLQAAQKLDNIAPDTSKRYIHHYNFPPYSTGETKRIGTGRREIGHGALAERALLPVVPSEAEFPYALRLVSEALSSNGSTSMASTCASSLALMDAGVPIKKAVAGISVGLITDDADPARFVTLTDIEGLEDNYGDMDFKVAGTRDGITAIQLDIKLKGISFEVIEQTLNQARGARMTILDVMDKAISHSRADLSPYAPRMYKLKIDASKIGAVIGPGGRVIRSIIEETKTTIDIEDDGTVIIGATDGESARKAIAIIEGLTKDIEAGTVYTGKVTRIMSFGAFIEILPGKEGMVHISELANRRVDKVEDILKTGDMVTVKVTEIDSQGRINLSRRALLAPPTPEEQEEMARNQPPPQQGGFRRAGPGAPMEGGGRPPFRR, from the coding sequence TTGTCAATAGTTAAAACATTTGAACGCAACATCGGCGGGCGCAAGCTCGTCATCGAAAGCGGCAAGATGGCCTGGCAGGCCAATGGCGCCGTCACTCTGCGCTACGGCGAAACTCAGGTGCTGGTTACCGCCACCATAGCTAAGGATGCCAAGCCCGGCATTGATTTTCTGCCCCTGACCATTGAGGTCGAAGAACGGATGTATGCCGCGGGCCGCATCCCCGGCGGTTTCATCCGCCGCGAAGGCCGCCCATCGGAGAACGCTATTCTGACCTGCCGCCTGGCCGACCGCCCAATCCGCCCGCTGCTGCCCAAGAGCTGGCGCCGTGAGATCCAGGTCATTGCCACAGTACTGGCCGCGGATCAGGAGAACGATCCGGACGTCCTGAGCGTTATCGGCGCTTCCTGCGCCCTGGGCATCTCTGAGATGCCGTTCGAAGGCCCTTTGTCCGCGGTGCACGTCGGTTATATCGACGGCCAGTTCGTGCTGAACCCCACCTTCTCCCAGCTGCCGGAGAGCACGCTGGAGGTGGTGGTGGCCAGCACTAAAAAAGCGGTCACCATGCTGGAAGCCGGCGCTCATGAAGCCCCGGAAGCGCTGATGCTGGAAGCCATCCGCTTCGGCCACCAGGCCAATCAGGAGATCATCGCCCTTCAGGAAGAGATCATCGCCGCTATCGGCAAGACCAAGTGGCATGTGGATGCCCCGGTGGTCGATCCCGGCCTGTTGGCCAAGGTTGCCGCCATGGTCGATGACAAACTGGCCGCCGCTTTCTACCAGGCGGACAAGTCCCAGCGCCAGGAGAACCTGGAGAAGATCAAAGGCGAACTGCTCGATGCCCTCAGCGGCGAATTCGACTGCAACGCCATCATCAGCGCCTATGACAAGAAGATCCGGCAACTCGTACGCTCCACCATACTGGATAAGAAGGAACGCGTCAGCGGCCGGGGAATCGAAGAGATCCGTGAGCTTTCCGCTGAGGTCGGTCTGTTGCCGCGCGTCCACGGCTCATCCCTTTTCTCCCGCGGGCAGACACAGATACTGAACGTCGTCACCCTGGGTTCGCTCCAGGCGGCACAGAAACTGGACAACATCGCCCCGGATACTTCCAAGCGCTATATCCACCACTATAATTTCCCGCCTTATTCCACCGGCGAAACCAAGCGTATCGGCACCGGCCGCCGCGAGATCGGCCACGGGGCGCTGGCGGAGCGGGCGCTTTTACCCGTTGTCCCGTCCGAGGCTGAATTTCCTTACGCCCTGAGACTGGTGTCAGAAGCTTTGAGTTCCAACGGATCGACCTCCATGGCCAGTACCTGCGCTTCTTCTTTGGCGCTCATGGATGCCGGCGTGCCTATCAAAAAGGCCGTGGCCGGTATCTCCGTAGGTCTCATCACCGACGACGCCGATCCCGCTCGCTTCGTCACCCTGACCGACATCGAAGGCCTGGAAGATAACTACGGCGACATGGACTTCAAAGTGGCTGGCACCCGTGACGGTATCACCGCGATTCAATTGGATATTAAGCTCAAGGGTATCAGCTTTGAGGTTATCGAGCAGACGCTCAACCAGGCGCGCGGTGCCCGGATGACCATCCTGGATGTCATGGACAAGGCCATCAGCCACAGCCGCGCCGACCTTTCCCCCTACGCGCCGCGGATGTACAAGCTCAAGATCGATGCCTCCAAGATCGGCGCCGTCATCGGCCCCGGCGGCCGCGTCATCCGCTCCATCATTGAAGAAACCAAGACCACCATCGACATCGAGGACGACGGCACCGTGATCATCGGCGCCACCGACGGCGAATCCGCGCGGAAGGCCATCGCCATCATCGAGGGTCTGACCAAGGACATCGAGGCCGGCACCGTCTATACCGGTAAAGTTACCCGTATCATGAGCTTCGGCGCCTTCATCGAGATACTGCCCGGCAAAGAGGGCATGGTACACATCTCGGAACTGGCCAACCGCCGCGTCGACAAGGTCGAAGACATACTGAAAACCGGCGACATGGTCACCGTCAAGGTCACCGAGATAGATTCCCAGGGACGGATCAACCTATCCCGCCGCGCCCTTCTGGCGCCGCCGACCCCGGAAGAGCAGGAAGAAATGGCGCGCAACCAGCCGCCGCCCCAGCAGGGCGGTTTCCGGCGCGCCGGACCCGGCGCCCCCATGGAAGGCGGCGGACGGCCTCCTTTCCGAAGATAA